Below is a genomic region from Medicago truncatula cultivar Jemalong A17 chromosome 3, MtrunA17r5.0-ANR, whole genome shotgun sequence.
ctcaagccccaagaaggcaaaaaggactgcaacttctgagcccatagtcatgcccagtttcgaaatgactgaagaaatgaggcagtatgctagggaggtttctgcatccaagatagcagaaaagaaaaggatgaagatgttgtatgaaaaagaaagggatgagcatctcaaggctgcagggtatgtgcctactcctgacattgctgctttagcgtctgagttagaaactgttcagtatggagcaactctgttttctcaagccttgaagaataagcaagcttcaggagcaacttcatcagaacctgtttcaaaagctccagaagcagttcatccagaagctcaatcttcaggtaattcatccaaacctgacatctatactcagattccatctctaccctcttcaccctcttcatcatccacagaatcagatgaccaaccccttagccaacatataaacaagcttctaaaaaccaaacctaccaaactaacagagtatggaacacttgactatgagagtactcaaatagaattttcaaaaaataggataaaactttgtgagaaattcaatttgcctactactcatccactatatccagatactccagaacctgttagtatacaacaacctgaacctacccaaacaaactcaccaaataaccaatctccacaaaaagcctctgaagtagcttcagatgcaactacttcagaaaccccccaacaccaagaatcctcaacccttcacaacttagaaaaacatctaggtggtgaaattcaaccaacacccactaaggcctctaagacagtttctgagaagactgtcttggaaacccaaacagaaacccaaaccatccctgagcaaactgttcaggagcaaactgcttctgaacaagttgctcctgaccaaacaacttctgaccaaacaacagaacaacaacaacaaccagactcacccactataatagacttaacctctgaccaaccttccacatcacatacaactcaaactgaaccttcacccatccctgaccatatcctggagtctgagtatatagaggaacagctgattagacttagtgatgagattcaggcactgattcttcgcagaacagttcctgcacctcctattcactattatgatcagtggatggatctacagaagagctttgatgagctgctggatcagcttagaactaaatgtgtgtcatctcactctgctatgctgaaaaagcttttggatgatatgcatgaagcagctaaggagaaagagctgaattttgtgcctctgctggacatcactcctttctatccagaagaagagtacatcactagggctgctagaattcaggctggatataaacgaagaatgagggaaaaggatgagctacttcagaagaaggatgatcagatcaagtatctcttagaacagttgtataagcaagcccaaccttagttgcacacccaactctagcttgttttttacttttgttcttagtagctgtgtccttgtatcttaatcttctttatatatattatcattgtttctggatcttgtgctttttcaccttcaatatgttttacaagctttaactctgatgatatttactgtttttaatgctgcttgctctgatactctttcttttgtttctattctttttgttgatgacaaaagggggagtaaatgtatagtatttgttaaggcactgagccctactataaccacttctaaatttcttttaaatacttctgatttgattttataagtattttattgaaatttaattaataagaatagaacttagggggagcttacaaacctcaccttaaagaactattagactcagggggagcttacaaacctctgtcccagtagtcaacttattaattagatcaacaacaattgaacattttaaatactattgtttgtcatcatcaaaaagggggagattgttggaacaaaatgtgtttcacaatgaaccttattaagttttgatgataacaaggtattaaaaattgtcaattggttattactaataattgttcaagtgtacaggaccaaaggctactcaagttatttcaataggtcttggaagaacaatggaaagaaaaaagaaattctgagcatctgaagaaaactgctcctgaagctaaactgctcctgaagagatgacgtcatcagaagcagaaagtcatcagaagcagaaagtcatcagaagcaaaagttttcatcagaagcaatatcttcaccagaagctacttttgatcctttaatcaaactgaagattcaaagttgctgattctcaattcagtcttatcaaagaagaacaaagaattgaaagggaggtatcaacggatatatagatagcactgagctcttgtctctcgttaatagagttgacaaagtacaagtgtacaaccactacctccactactctgttttctgtctacgctacaagacaaaacaacagccatgcctgcagaatttgttcactcaagatgggaatgaatttgaagcttattcttcaaaggactacacccaaatcaggcaaaggatcactggtggataatcaaaagatttcaaacgactctttagacgtgctgattatctcaacgtctctttcacacctctatataaaggaatgaagacttgaagattttagatagagatacataagttcaaaagcgccaaaactctgtcaatttgattctacaaagcacactgaatttctgcactgatttgatacatcttagaaattcaaagtctagagtcttttctgtattgtattgtgaacaccactgattgtatatcaagtgttcaattcaaactcaattctctgtatttttgtttgattagaagtctcttgcctgcgtgcttgagcattagaagtctcttgcttagtgcttgagcattggaagactcttgcgtgtgtgcttgagcattgttttgtgaagtctcatactttgaaagtattgagcagttgtaatcttgtgattatagtgaaatctccttggaagtgcaagggggactggactacttccgtgttgtggaaggaaccaggataactgcctgtgtctttgtctttcttttctctgctctgttcttttccgctgcaatctgactctgatcatttcatcagaagcaatcaaactgcttctgaagttttatcagaagaagaatccttttttaagagaaaaagaaaacacaattcaaccccccccttcttgtgtttttcaccttcagggGGATCTGAGTAGATCCGACGGTTTAAGGAACAATAGACCAGAGAAGAGGACgatggtgatggtggtggtggtggtgagagGTCGGTTGGACAGTGACGACGTGGTGAGAGGAGGACGGAGGAGGGAGTAGGGGAGGCAAAGAAGTTGACGGAGACAACGATGCGACAGGGCGGGTAGGACGGAGAGTCGGAAAAGAAGTGGGTCGGCGGCGGCGGTAGTGAGCTTTAGGGTGAGGGAGAAAGGAGGAAAAGGGAGAAGGAAGAAAGAGACAGAGGGGAACActttcaatttattatttttattttattttctgattttttttatttgtcactatttattactttttatttagtgacggaattagagagggattttacgttttccctcactaaatttagtttttttagtagtgtaccTATACAATTGATCGCATTGCTGTCAAGCAAATGAACCTCTCTTCGCCTTTTTCTTCGATCTCGCCCGAGTTTGATGTCTCCATTAAGGCTGATAATGGTAACCACAAGCTTGGAATCTACTACGAGAATGATAGCAGCGTTGAAATATTTTACAGAGACGTTAGTCTCTGTAACGGCGTGCTACCGGCGTTTTATCAACCATCAAATAACATGACGGTGTTTCACTCCGCGTTGAAAGGTAACGACGTAGAACTTGCGGAAACAGACCGAAGAGCGTTGATGAATGCTGTTGCGAAAAGGAGGGTGCCTTTAACGTTCAACCTTAGGGCACCGGTAAAATTCAAAGTGGGATCCCTTGTTAAGAGTTGGAAGATCATGTTTAGGTTTGAATGTGATGTCACCGTTGATGAGTTAACAGTGGAGGCGAAGATTCTTCAGAAGAAAAATTGGTGGTATGGATTTGATCTTAAGGGATGAAAATCGTTTGTTTGGATTTAGCCTTTAGGGTTTGGATGATTGTTTTTAGGTTTTATTGAAACTAacgaaaatgaccaaaatgtgtaacggagagaagttaaaggaccaaaataaatcaaattttaattaagggaccaaatcgatactacctaaatagttaagggaccaaaaatgcaatttaaccttaattctattatttgatttttggaaTATCATGTAACCTTTCTTAATTTTAGAGAACCGGTCAtatgaccatttttttttctctaatatcTTTAAGTCACTACATTTGTCTAATAGTTTTCTTGATTTGGTTCTTCATGTGATATATTTCAAGTCAAGTATCATGTACACCAACATTGTCCCGTAACTCGACATTCTCATCAAGTAAAAGAAATTCTTCACAACTTTTATAATTTCTTCTAATTAAACTGTGCAAAGTTATACAAGAGCTACAATGATACGAGTCATAAATTTCAATAGAAAACGAGGTATGCTGCATAATATTTCTATTTAGCTTTACAACACCCAAATGAGCAAATGACATTTTAATCACTTGAGTCAAAATGATCGACACAGTTTCTTCCACAAGCTCAAGTATCCCCTAAATTAGGATAGCCATTAGCCAACATCACCAAGTTCAATTTGGCATGACTTAATTGATATTAGGTATATGTCTTTggtaaataaatttataaactcaattatatatattaatgactaattaaacatgaatgaaagacaaacaattaacaaactCTGTCGTTATACTTGATGAGCAACATGTCAAGGTATAGTtgaaacatcgaaagtatataattgattaaaatgatACATTAGATGTATAGCTCGTGATGTCAAATCCTAAAACGATTCTCTTTAAACATGTTATTTTCATTAATCTTCGCGGTCGATCTTTACAAACAATTTCTCAACCAAACCATTATCTTAGAATATTAAATGTTTTTGAACagtttgtttcaaaaaaaaatataaaaaatgtttatgaacGGTTAAACAATTACAAAGTCTACGTGGACGCAACAATAATCTACAATACTTTGATACCAATATATAGAGTTATCACCCATACCTGTTTTGTACAAATGTAAAAGAAACATCAGTCAAACACAAaagggttttttatttttgttaattttctctTTATATTCAGATATCTgtataaataacttttttcaggggagcataaataaaataacttcatTATTGTGcagtatttattaaaattttggtttaacaaACTTCATAAAACTACAAAaatcgtctttttttttttctttttttccatcaaccaaataaagaaaaaagaaggtaGAGATTATGTTGTCCTGTTTATTTTTCTACAAATTAAAATggcttttatttctttttaggaaCTAAGTTGGGTCTTTCAATATTTCTTAGGTTCTAAAATGGACCAcctttaatttatatgtaatGACAATGtcaaataattttacaaaaacatTCAATCAAACCTTAAcaattaaaaagatttttttttttaaatgaaacaagaaatcttttttttttaaatcttaaaaaaaacgaagatattttaaaaatgatgatgaaaCACTAAACAAAGATATCtcaaaaaatagtatttaacactattgttccaacaaaaacaaactaatgaaaaaaacgaaaaatgcTATTGATAGCAAATTTAAGGCTAGCAAATCATTCAAGATACGGTTGGCATTGACATATTttcatttcatacttatttgTTAACACCATGTTTTCCGCCATACCTCCAACAGTGAGTTGTGATTGGTTTGTTTCttattttggatgattttgCAATGCATATTCCTGTATTTGAATAGTTCATAGATTGATTTCTTAACACCTAATTCACATTCACATATCCAAAGTGTGCAAATTATTACCCTCACCCCAATGGATGATCAATTTTACACCAGCAACACTCAACCCAAAAGCCGTTGGATCCGGTATTGTTGTGGTCTATGTGGGATTATCGGCCTCATTTTATCTCTGATTGTGCTCCTTCTCCTTATAGGAGGCACTTTATACTTGATTTACCGACCTGAAGCACCTAAATTCGCAATTGATAACGTCTCTGTCAAGGGAATGAGCCTCACGTCTTTGTCTTCTATTTCACCGGAGGTTGACGTCTCCATTAAGGCTGATAATGTCAACAAGATTGGAATCTACTATGAGAAAAATAACACTGTTGAAATGTTTTACAAAGATGATCAAATCGGTAACGGCTTGTTGCCCACATTTTATCAGCCGAAAAATAATGTGACAGCGTTTAACATGGTGTTAAATGGTAACAACGTTGTACTACCGGATGCTGATCAGAAAGCATTGGTGAATGATATTGCGGTACGGAACGTGACCTTAACATTGAAACTGAAGACAAGACTGAGATTCAAAGTTGGATTTATTAATATGGGGAAGGTCGAATTTATGATTGAATGTAATATGACGGTTGATGAGTTAACCGAGCAGGCGAAGATTGTTGACAAGAATTGTTggaagaaaaattataattacttGTTTGGAAGATATTAAAGCATAACTTCGTTGTGAAATTAGAATCGTTGTGTTTACTGAATGtatatttccttcttttttttgtttgaaggaaTGTATATTtccatttataatttatttttggaaaatgttatgATTCTAATTGAAGAAAACTGGAGTCATCAAAATGTTTAGAGAAAAAGGACATGTCACTTGATGCAAATGATTAAggaataaagttaataaaaatattcttaaCTTTTCTATAAAATGGAACAATGGTTGACAAAAAGTGTTAAGAAAGTTTGATGAAATCACTATTATCACTCTTTGATACACCCTTCAGTTTTTTGTTGCACcttaaattgacaaaaatacctCTAActcctttttaaattttcaaccatTATCCTTTGTCTCTTCTCTTATGTATTTTTTCTCCCTCTcccttttattcttttttcttctttgttctcCCTTTTGTTTTGAATATGGTGCGTTCCATTTTTAAATGTGATAGGGGATCACATAAATACCACCCAATTTTAAAGCCCTTGTAACTCAGACGAACAAATTTATTTGGAATTAAAATTCTTTCAGATCAAGTATCCTAAAGACGAGGCTTTGAATTAAAAAGGAGCACAAGATGGGTGGGGTGGAAAAATTGTCATGGGGAATCACTAACTCCCAATTGTATAAAACTTAGGTTATTTGAATtaaggtctgtttggattgatttatttttaagtttatggAATTTTTTCGTGGTTgaaggagatttttttttcaattctcttTCAATTAccatggttggtggcttagtccCCTCGCTATGTTGGGCTACACTTAGTTGTTATTTTCTTtcgttgttttttcttttcccggTTGTAAATATTGTACAGATTTTAGTGTTTTtcctttgcacaccttgtgctagaaAAGACATTTTGTGTtgataatatattccattttagctacttcaaaaaaaaatgtaaataaataaatttttatgttaatttataagtCTTCACTAActaaaattgtatcttcataaccttttttttttctttcataaattaCATTGACAATCTTATAAGTAATaccaaaaaattcatttattttcataaactattttacATAACCTCAAAATAAGTCTTATCCAAACGGACATTTAATTCACTAAAGAACATTTAATTCACGGAAGTTTTACCCTATACCCCGACATATGTACCTTCACCcctacaaatttttaaaaatttcaattttaccccttTTACTATATTATCTTTTACACATAAATTTTTCACCTTCATTCTCAACATCTCCTAATTTAGGATAAGTTCACCCCCACATGATATTTGTCCAGGTACGTATTTCcgcttttattttttctcactaaaacatTTCCGAAAATAATTCGGAACACTCATATATACATTTCCGAAAAAAAATCCGGAATAGTCGTATGCTAAGATTTCCGGTGCATGCTAGTTTCTTACAATACCAAATAATTTTCTCTCTGTCGAAAACAAAAATAACCGGAAACGTTTATAATTGTTTTCCGGTGCATTTTATTCAATAGTTTCTTATTAACGTTTATGCTAGTTACAGTTTAATAGTTTCTTATTCTTGATTCTGTATAAACGTTTATGCTAGTTACTACAAtaccaaataaaatattttttaaaacacttAGTCACATTAAAACAATAGCAAATATCACTTTAACAATATCACACACTCTTAAACAGTAATCAAttactagaccaaaaaaaaaacagtaatcAATAAATTATCCTAATAGTTCTCTTGAAGAGCTTCGAATGTTTTTAAACAGTATCAAATCAATGACATATTGACCATTATCCCTAACTATCTTCCCATTTGATTAGTACATGAGTGATTTAATATGTTTCTGTCTTGAGCAACAGTGACACAGCTAGAAAGTTCAACAACATTTGCCCATTCATACATATGGTCTGCATGCATCCAATCTACTCTTTTATCGTAACAGAAGTGTTTACTATGAAACACACCTTTCATCATTCACCCCAATCTTGTCACATATATGAAAACTTGTGATAAGCATCAAATTTGGTGGGTAAAGCACAgatcctaaaaaaaacatttcctaAGCCTCAAACTCAAACATTTTTTGaactcattcattcattaaaacAGATTTgagtacaaagaaaaaaattcctGAACCGGAAATCTTCACGCAACCTTTTCGAAAAGAAATCGAAACCATTCCGGAAAGAATTCGAAACCATTCCGGAAGACTCAACCGGAATGCTTTGCATGCGATTACCGGAAAATCAACCGGAACGCTTTGCATGTGTTTTCCGGGAATCAATGATTCAGAGATGATTCTGCAAACTCATAACAGGATTCTATGAAGGATTCCGGTAACCCACTACCCTAACAAATCCTAAAAACCTTAAACctcaatcaattaaaaaatattaacagaAATGTGTTTGCTGGGAGTGGGGATCGAACAATTAAGagcaagaagaaagaaaaatgaaatggtTAAACTTAATCGATTGGCTAGCTTACTGTTTCCGTTTGTTGGGATTGGGGTTTTCCTTTTGCAGcaaccgtttttttttttttttttctttttcttttagagATGTGGGGTAAAGATGGGGTGAATAAGTGAGAGGGTGaaatgtgttttattttttataaagggTAAAATTGGTAGTTTGTTTAAAATGTTGGGGTGAAGGTATAATAGTAGGGGTATGGGGTATAACTTCCTTAATTCACAGAGAGATTATATGATCAAGAACATTTTTGGTATTCTAATtagatttcaaacttttttgttttggatgTAATCGTACATATTTGGGGTGTAACTAGAAAAACGCTTAATGTTATTAATCACAAATTTTTGACTAAATTATATCAGAGGTTCTTTaactcatttaattttttttgtaccaCTTAAAACCTAAgtggtaaaaaaatattgtttttatacGCAttaacgaaataaaataaaataaaataaaaagaggatAGATAGACACGGAgtataaataacaaaatttagtaAAATCTTTATCATCAATTTCTTTATCTATAGAACAGTTTccttcaaaacattttttttaaaggagtttccttcaaaatagtttttttagaggagtttccttcaaaccttttttttttttttgaagaaattcaaaccatatttttatcttttcaataacttatttattttttaaaggaatgcATCATTTTCTTGCTAACTGAAAAACTTCATTTATTGACTACCCTAAAAAAAACTCCATTTATGGCAGAActcaaaatcttattttaaaggttgcatatataataataataatttaattcaaatttaactTCCAAAATATTAAGGTCAAGTTTGTTAGGCTCAGTGTGCAAGTTTAAATAAGAGGGGAAGGGAGAGTAAGGAGAGAAATAGATAAATCTACTATATGTTTTAAGAGATTATTTTttgtagagaatgataaatgaaagtttatcattaatatatttttttatttagagaacataaatgatttaaagAATTTAGCTAAACCatccttcaataaaaaaattcagttgCCCCATTTTGAGGAGATTTTGTGTtattatgaaaaacaaaccCCCTGTTTAAGTTTGGGGAATatcttttcttccatttctcTTTTCTCCTTCCTTTTACACAGTCATCCCCACAAAACTCGCAAACAGATACTAATAGTATTTTTGACTTGCTCCAAGCCTCCAACCCTCTGGTTGACTGTACTTACCTTTTGAAGAGCTTTATTCTAAAAAACTGTTTTGGCGCTATTTATCCTGTCTTAGGAGAAGACAAGTTGAGGAAAAACTTGGGCATACATACCCTTAACTAACCTGTACATGAACACCATGAaagcaaaaatttatatttttatatcggTAACGAAAATTTAGTACAAGACATGCTGTGTACAAAAATGACACTTTACAAGTTCCTTCTTTTTGTATACATCTCTGCAACAGAACCCAGTAATTACAGCATTTATCTACCCTGTAATTCATCACTCCCTTTTACCAACCAATGAAGTTTTTATTCTATCCTCATGTGCAAATGCTACATCCAAAAAGGCTTATATGAAAGTAAAAAATGCATTTGTTCATTGTAGAGCTATAATACTACAAACTCCCTTGTGTCCAATGCAGTTATCTTTTTACTGTTAGGAATTTTTATTCTCAGATTGATCAACTTGAGATTCTTGCTTTGAATGGTCATCTTGCGTCTGAGAATTAGATTTATGATGGTAACTCTTGGAATGCTGAATGGCTTGTATAAGTTCTGTGTACATCTTGACAGAAGACccagaaaaattatttaactgACCAAGAAATCTTATAAAGCTTGCTCGAAATTGATCAAAACCCGACATCCAGTCCTCTGAAACGTCATCTCTCAATAGATTGTCTGATGACTCGTTTCCGATGTCAGCATTCCAGGATGCTAGATGAGGATGTTTTGCGACTTTCGCATGATTCTTCTCTTGGCGCGGTAAGAACCGGGAAGTTTCATTTGCTAAACTCTTGATGGAATCCACAACTTCCTGGGTAGGTAATTCTCCAAGCTTTTCCAGCCAGATATCACATGTGGCATAAATTGTAGGACCATACATTCTGAGCAGTGGAAGTTGAGGCCTCCtttttttcttggttgttttttgttgaagaGAAACACATTTGTTTAGCCATCCATTTATAGCCTCTAGATAAGTTTTTTGAGCTCCAACCCATTTGTTAAAACTTGATGCCAGATAATCGAGTTCACCTTCAAGATAGGAAGCAAATTGTTTACGAAGTTCTGAATGCATGGTGATTCTAGCATGGTTATTGTAATATGCTGTTGACATAATCTGAAACTGGAGCTTGTGGCAATCAAACATCACTTCCCACATCCGACTTAACCTGGCACCAAAGGAAAATAGGAACATATGAAACAACAAGCTCATATATAGCACACAAGCAAAATACATTTTAAACTTACAAAAACACAAGTAACATGCTTATCCATATTCAAAGGTATTAGCAATTTAGCATAGTTTCTGAAAGGTCTTACTAATTTATAAAAACAGAAAGCTAGCAGCTTTGTTCAACCGATTACTGAATTAAAACTTAGGGTGTGCTTTGTGATAGCATAAGCTTTAGCAGAAAAAGGGCTGAAATGTAATATAGTACAACTTTTTAGAGCTTTCTTAAGTCCTTTAGTTTATGATATAAGTATTGATCCTGTGTGTTCCTTTATCtggtttttacttttttccttcaacttctaattatcataaaaacaaattaacatgtCAGTTCAATAAAAAGGTTTTTCCTTTT
It encodes:
- the LOC25489592 gene encoding NDR1/HIN1-like protein 13, translating into MDDQFYTSNTQPKSRWIRYCCGLCGIIGLILSLIVLLLLIGGTLYLIYRPEAPKFAIDNVSVKGMSLTSLSSISPEVDVSIKADNVNKIGIYYEKNNTVEMFYKDDQIGNGLLPTFYQPKNNVTAFNMVLNGNNVVLPDADQKALVNDIAVRNVTLTLKLKTRLRFKVGFINMGKVEFMIECNMTVDELTEQAKIVDKNCWKKNYNYLFGRY